From the Xenorhabdus ishibashii genome, one window contains:
- the betA gene encoding choline dehydrogenase codes for MVFDYIIIGAGSAGNVLATRLTEDPNVTVLLLEAGGPDYRFDFRTQMPAALAYPLQGTRYNWAYETDPEPHMNNRRMECGRGKGLGGSSLINGMCYIRGNPLDFDHWATQSGLEDWTYLDCLPYFRKAESRDIDENDYHGVDGPVSVTTPKAGNNELFHAMVEAGIQAGYPRTDDLNGYQQEGFGPMDRTVTPQGRRSSTARGYLDQARSRPNLTIMTHALTDTLEFKGKTAVGVNFYQGNSSNLTLAKARKEVLLCAGAIASPQILQRSGIGPEEILNDLGIPAVHVLPGVGQNLQDHLEMYLQYECLKPISLYPALKWYNQPQIGAEWLFKGTGIGASNQFEAGGFIRTHEKFAWPNIQFHFLPVAINYNGSNAVNQHGFQAHVGSMRSPSRGRVKIKSRNPRQHPSILFNYMSTEQDWQEFRAAIRITREIMAQPALAPYCGREISPGVEIQTDEQLDAFIREHAETAFHPSCSCKMGTDEMAVVDGQGRVHGIENLRVIDASIMPTIITGNLNATTIMIAEKIADKIRGISPLPRSQANYYVANDVPVRQRVKNS; via the coding sequence ATGGTTTTTGATTACATTATTATCGGTGCTGGTTCAGCGGGTAATGTACTTGCAACTCGTTTAACGGAAGATCCTAATGTGACGGTTCTGCTACTGGAAGCTGGCGGGCCAGATTATCGATTTGACTTCCGTACTCAAATGCCAGCAGCTCTGGCATATCCCTTGCAGGGAACCCGTTATAACTGGGCTTATGAAACCGATCCCGAACCTCACATGAATAACCGGCGCATGGAATGCGGGCGCGGTAAGGGGTTGGGTGGATCATCACTTATCAATGGCATGTGCTACATCCGTGGTAATCCGCTGGATTTTGATCATTGGGCAACACAATCTGGTCTGGAAGATTGGACCTATCTTGATTGCCTTCCCTATTTTCGTAAAGCTGAATCAAGAGATATTGACGAAAATGACTATCATGGTGTCGATGGGCCTGTCAGTGTCACGACACCCAAGGCAGGTAATAATGAACTCTTTCACGCTATGGTAGAAGCAGGTATTCAGGCGGGTTATCCACGTACTGACGATCTGAATGGCTATCAGCAGGAAGGGTTTGGTCCAATGGATCGCACCGTTACCCCTCAGGGACGCCGCTCCAGTACAGCCCGTGGTTATTTAGATCAAGCACGATCACGCCCCAACCTCACTATCATGACCCATGCTTTGACTGATACCCTTGAATTTAAAGGAAAGACAGCCGTTGGCGTCAATTTTTATCAAGGCAATAGTTCAAATTTAACATTGGCAAAAGCACGTAAAGAAGTTTTACTCTGCGCGGGTGCGATCGCATCTCCACAAATTCTGCAACGTTCAGGTATTGGCCCCGAAGAAATATTAAATGATCTTGGTATTCCTGCGGTGCACGTGTTGCCAGGCGTTGGACAAAACTTACAAGATCACCTTGAAATGTACTTGCAATATGAATGCCTCAAACCTATCTCCCTCTATCCCGCATTGAAATGGTATAACCAACCCCAAATTGGTGCTGAATGGTTATTCAAAGGGACAGGTATTGGTGCCAGCAACCAATTTGAAGCAGGTGGCTTTATTCGTACCCACGAAAAATTTGCCTGGCCAAATATTCAATTTCACTTCCTGCCCGTTGCGATTAACTACAACGGCAGCAATGCTGTCAATCAACATGGTTTTCAAGCTCATGTCGGCTCTATGCGCTCACCAAGTCGGGGGCGAGTTAAAATTAAATCACGGAACCCGCGTCAGCATCCGAGTATTTTATTTAACTACATGTCAACAGAACAAGATTGGCAGGAGTTCCGGGCTGCTATTCGCATTACGCGGGAAATTATGGCGCAACCAGCGCTGGCGCCATATTGCGGACGTGAAATCAGCCCAGGTGTTGAAATTCAAACCGATGAACAGTTAGATGCCTTTATTCGTGAACATGCTGAAACTGCATTTCATCCATCATGCAGTTGTAAAATGGGGACAGATGAAATGGCGGTTGTGGATGGTCAAGGACGTGTGCATGGCATTGAAAATTTGCGGGTGATTGATGCCTCTATCATGCCGACAATTATTACTGGTAATTTAAATGCTACAACGATCATGATTGCTGAAAAAATTGCTGATAAAATCAGGGGAATTTCTCCTCTGCCCCGCAGTCAGGCAAACTATTATGTTGCCAATGATGTTCCTGTCCGCCAACGAGTAAAAAACAGTTAA
- the betB gene encoding betaine-aldehyde dehydrogenase has translation MTHFGLQKLYIHGAYVDSTNPDNTIFDAINPANGKVIAQFQSATEQDVDLAVESAKKGQKIWAAMTAVERSRILHKAVNILRERNDELAELETLDTGKPFSETQQVDIVTGADVLEYYAGLIPALEGQQIPLRESSFVYTRREPLGVVAGIGAWNYPIQIALWKSAPALAAGNAMIFKPSEVTSLTALKLAEIYTEAGLPNGVFNVLTGTGHEVGHYLTVHPKIAKISFTGGIVTGKKVMANASGSTLKEVTMELGGKSPLIIFDDANLDRAADIAMMANFFSSGQVCTNGTRVFVPKTLLPQFEAKILERVKRIRIGSPLDPNTNFGPLVSFPHMESVLRYIESGKNSHARLLCGGKRLLEGELAKGAFVAPTVFSDCTDDMLITQEEIFGPVMSILTYETENEVINRANNTHYGLGAGLVTKDISRAHRVIHQLEAGICWINTWGESPAAMPVGGYKHSGIGRENGLVTLQNYTQTKSIQVELGNFESLF, from the coding sequence ATGACCCACTTTGGATTACAAAAACTTTATATCCACGGTGCTTATGTAGATAGCACCAATCCTGATAATACAATTTTTGACGCAATTAACCCAGCTAATGGCAAAGTTATTGCTCAATTTCAGTCTGCCACAGAACAAGATGTTGATTTGGCAGTTGAAAGCGCCAAAAAAGGACAGAAAATCTGGGCCGCCATGACTGCGGTGGAACGTTCACGGATCTTACACAAGGCGGTGAATATCTTGCGTGAACGCAATGATGAACTGGCTGAATTGGAAACACTGGATACCGGCAAACCCTTTTCTGAAACCCAACAGGTTGATATCGTCACAGGCGCCGATGTACTGGAATACTATGCTGGTTTAATTCCGGCTCTTGAAGGCCAGCAGATCCCATTACGTGAATCCTCGTTCGTGTATACGCGCCGTGAACCATTGGGCGTCGTAGCAGGTATCGGTGCATGGAACTACCCTATTCAAATTGCCCTTTGGAAATCAGCCCCCGCTCTGGCTGCCGGCAATGCCATGATCTTCAAACCCAGTGAAGTCACTTCTCTCACCGCCTTGAAGTTGGCTGAAATTTATACCGAAGCCGGTTTGCCAAATGGTGTTTTCAATGTCTTGACTGGCACCGGCCATGAAGTCGGGCATTATCTGACTGTTCACCCTAAAATCGCCAAAATATCTTTTACCGGTGGCATTGTGACCGGTAAAAAAGTTATGGCAAATGCGTCAGGTTCAACCCTCAAAGAAGTCACAATGGAATTGGGGGGCAAATCTCCGCTGATCATTTTTGATGATGCCAATCTGGATCGTGCTGCTGATATTGCCATGATGGCAAACTTTTTTAGTTCAGGTCAGGTTTGCACGAACGGAACACGGGTTTTTGTTCCCAAAACCTTGCTACCACAATTTGAAGCAAAAATTCTTGAACGTGTTAAGCGCATTCGCATTGGTTCGCCTCTCGATCCCAACACTAACTTTGGCCCTCTGGTGAGCTTCCCACACATGGAGTCTGTTTTACGCTATATCGAAAGTGGCAAAAACAGTCATGCCCGTCTGCTTTGTGGCGGCAAGCGCCTGCTGGAAGGCGAACTGGCGAAAGGTGCATTTGTTGCACCAACCGTATTCAGTGACTGTACCGATGATATGTTGATCACACAGGAAGAAATATTTGGACCCGTGATGTCTATCCTGACTTATGAAACAGAAAATGAAGTCATTAACCGAGCCAATAACACACATTATGGCCTCGGTGCTGGATTAGTCACCAAAGATATTTCCCGCGCACATCGCGTGATCCACCAGCTAGAAGCAGGGATCTGCTGGATCAATACCTGGGGAGAATCTCCGGCAGCCATGCCTGTCGGCGGCTATAAACATTCTGGTATTGGTCGGGAAAATGGGCTGGTTACACTACAAAATTACACGCAAACCAAATCAATACAGGTGGAATTAGGTAACTTTGAATCCCTATTTTAA
- the betI gene encoding transcriptional regulator BetI — protein MPKIGMQSIRKQQLIDATLIVVNEVGMQEATIAQIARKAGVSNGIISHYFKDKDGLLEATMHYLLHQLKMAVARRLCLLDNATPAQRLKAIVEGNFDPSQINSAAMKTWLAFWASSMHQPNLYRLQQINERRLYSNLCVEFKRTMPKAEARLAAQGLAALIDGIWLRSALSRKAFDIAGAFKITIDYIEQKLELSDKP, from the coding sequence ATGCCAAAAATTGGAATGCAGTCGATAAGAAAGCAACAACTCATTGATGCAACATTAATCGTTGTAAATGAAGTTGGAATGCAAGAAGCAACTATTGCGCAAATAGCCCGAAAAGCGGGAGTTTCCAACGGTATTATCAGTCACTATTTCAAGGATAAAGACGGCTTACTGGAAGCGACCATGCATTATCTATTGCATCAGCTAAAAATGGCTGTAGCACGCCGATTATGCCTGCTCGATAACGCAACTCCCGCGCAAAGGTTGAAAGCTATCGTCGAAGGGAATTTTGATCCCAGCCAAATCAACAGCGCAGCAATGAAAACCTGGTTAGCATTCTGGGCGAGTAGCATGCATCAACCGAATTTGTATCGGTTACAACAAATCAATGAGCGTCGTTTGTATTCCAATCTTTGTGTTGAATTTAAACGTACCATGCCAAAAGCAGAAGCACGGCTGGCAGCGCAAGGTCTTGCGGCATTGATTGACGGCATTTGGCTGCGGAGTGCACTAAGCCGGAAGGCTTTTGATATAGCAGGGGCATTCAAAATTACTATCGATTACATCGAACAGAAACTCGAACTATCTGATAAGCCCTGA
- a CDS encoding choline transporter: MNTQDSPKNTQKDTLNSVVFFTSAGLIIAFSLFTIFFTDATSVWIKNTLNWVSKTFGWYYLLAATLYIVFVVFVAASRFGSIKLGPEQSKPEFSLLSWAAMLFAAGIGIDLMFFSVAEPVTQYMRPPTGQGETIEAARQAMVWTLFHYGLTGWSMYALMGIALGYFSYRYNLPLTIRSALYPIFGNRIKGSIGHVVDIAAVIGTIFGIATTLGIGVVQLNYGLKVLFGLPQGLGVQGGLILLSVVIAIISVTSGVNKGIRFLSELNVLLALGLVLFILFMGDTEFLLNGLVQNIGDYISRFMGMTLNSFAFERPTEWMNNWTLFFWAWWVAWSPFVGLFLARISRGRTIRQFVMGTLVIPFVFTLLWLSIFGNSALYEILHGNRQLAETVLQHPEQGFYNLLSLYPAFTFSASVATITGLLFYVTSADSGSLVLGNFTSNLSDINNDAPNWLRVFWSVAIGVLTLGILMTDGISALQNTTVIMGLPFSFVIFFVMAGLYKSLRVEDFRKASSLHNTSPTLIHDNGSLNWKQRLGRMMHFPGTKNTQRMLDMVCRPAMLEVAKELVMRGAKVQFNALPAKENKRLNPLELIVDLGDEQNFIYQIWPRRYSVPGFTYRARSGKSYYYRLETFLMEGTQGNDLMDYTKEQIISDILDHYEKHLNFIHLNREAPGQTLIFPSG, translated from the coding sequence ATGAATACACAAGACAGTCCAAAAAACACCCAGAAAGATACGCTGAATTCTGTCGTTTTTTTTACTTCTGCCGGACTGATTATTGCATTTTCTCTGTTCACTATTTTTTTCACAGATGCAACAAGCGTTTGGATAAAAAATACACTAAATTGGGTATCTAAAACTTTTGGTTGGTACTATTTACTGGCCGCGACACTTTACATTGTGTTTGTTGTTTTTGTTGCGGCTTCCCGTTTCGGTTCAATCAAATTGGGACCGGAGCAATCTAAGCCGGAATTCAGTTTGCTGAGTTGGGCGGCTATGCTGTTTGCCGCTGGGATTGGCATTGATTTGATGTTTTTCTCTGTGGCCGAACCTGTTACGCAATACATGCGACCGCCAACGGGTCAAGGAGAAACGATTGAAGCAGCTCGTCAGGCGATGGTGTGGACACTGTTCCATTATGGCCTGACGGGCTGGTCTATGTACGCTCTGATGGGAATTGCACTAGGATATTTTAGTTATCGTTATAATTTACCCTTGACTATCCGTTCGGCACTTTATCCTATTTTCGGTAACCGCATTAAAGGCTCAATTGGTCATGTGGTAGATATTGCGGCAGTAATAGGGACAATTTTTGGTATCGCAACGACGCTGGGAATTGGCGTTGTGCAGTTGAATTATGGACTGAAAGTTCTTTTCGGGTTACCGCAAGGATTGGGGGTTCAGGGCGGTTTGATATTATTATCTGTGGTGATAGCCATTATCTCTGTGACTTCTGGCGTAAACAAAGGCATTCGATTTTTGTCTGAATTAAATGTCCTGCTGGCGCTCGGCTTGGTCTTGTTCATTTTGTTTATGGGCGATACTGAGTTTCTGCTTAACGGATTAGTGCAGAATATCGGGGATTATATCAGCCGTTTCATGGGCATGACGCTGAACAGTTTTGCGTTTGAACGTCCAACTGAATGGATGAATAACTGGACGCTATTTTTCTGGGCATGGTGGGTGGCCTGGTCGCCGTTTGTCGGATTATTCTTGGCGCGCATTTCCCGTGGCAGAACCATACGTCAGTTTGTGATGGGAACATTAGTCATTCCATTTGTTTTTACACTGCTGTGGCTATCGATTTTTGGTAACAGTGCGTTGTATGAAATTCTTCATGGTAATCGTCAATTAGCGGAGACAGTGTTACAACACCCAGAACAAGGTTTTTACAATTTGCTGTCACTTTATCCGGCATTCACATTTAGTGCTTCTGTGGCCACCATTACCGGACTACTTTTTTATGTTACATCGGCGGATTCTGGCTCGTTAGTGCTAGGAAATTTCACCTCTAATCTGAGTGATATTAATAATGATGCTCCGAATTGGTTGCGTGTTTTTTGGTCTGTGGCAATTGGTGTATTAACGTTAGGGATACTCATGACTGATGGCATTTCTGCTTTGCAAAATACCACGGTCATTATGGGGTTGCCGTTTAGTTTTGTGATCTTCTTTGTGATGGCAGGGCTATATAAGTCTTTGCGGGTGGAAGATTTCCGCAAAGCCAGTTCGTTGCACAATACATCCCCTACGCTTATCCATGACAATGGTTCATTGAACTGGAAGCAGCGCCTCGGCCGCATGATGCATTTTCCTGGCACGAAAAACACCCAGCGAATGCTGGATATGGTGTGTCGTCCGGCTATGCTGGAGGTTGCTAAAGAGTTGGTGATGCGTGGTGCGAAAGTGCAGTTTAATGCACTGCCAGCCAAAGAAAACAAGCGACTGAATCCACTAGAATTGATTGTTGATTTAGGTGATGAACAGAATTTCATCTATCAAATCTGGCCACGACGTTACTCTGTGCCTGGATTTACCTATCGAGCGAGATCGGGCAAATCTTACTATTACCGATTAGAAACTTTTCTTATGGAAGGAACGCAGGGCAATGATTTGATGGACTATACGAAAGAGCAAATTATTAGCGATATTCTTGATCACTATGAAAAACATCTGAATTTTATTCACTTGAACCGAGAAGCGCCGGGGCAGACATTGATTTTTCCTAGTGGGTAA
- a CDS encoding MarR family winged helix-turn-helix transcriptional regulator, which produces MKTDNQDTYDTTVTPFEDALSRLQCVLVARRTITNPEGISWAQYDILHLLRQYQPMNPTVIGEKLGFTRSKISKILRLLKDKELIKQEAGESDKRELVTKLSPKGLKFLQRAESSRHNMADIVASNMSQGEIAIFTELCHRAADLLYAQTPVRDED; this is translated from the coding sequence ATGAAAACAGATAATCAAGATACTTATGATACTACCGTAACACCTTTTGAAGATGCATTGAGCAGGCTTCAGTGCGTTCTTGTTGCGAGAAGAACCATTACAAATCCTGAGGGTATTTCATGGGCGCAATATGATATTTTACATTTACTTCGACAATATCAGCCGATGAATCCTACGGTGATTGGCGAAAAGCTCGGTTTTACTCGCTCTAAAATATCTAAGATTCTGAGATTGCTAAAAGATAAAGAGCTTATTAAACAAGAAGCAGGGGAAAGCGATAAACGCGAGCTGGTCACTAAATTGAGCCCAAAAGGGCTAAAATTTTTGCAACGAGCCGAGTCCAGCAGACATAACATGGCTGATATTGTAGCGTCTAATATGTCCCAAGGGGAAATCGCCATATTTACAGAACTTTGCCATCGTGCCGCCGATCTTTTGTATGCACAAACACCCGTTCGTGATGAAGATTAA
- a CDS encoding nuclear transport factor 2 family protein — protein MFKVVFDKYIEAVLEKSPTKLAALFCDDGILRLPFRTSRDTIESQSLILEHYSASFGQAPLIFTSVQDVELYPTDNPDIFIVEYRLNGKTLPHKKDFYCLYVNVFKLNNGKIKELHDYEDVLNRAAIFS, from the coding sequence ATGTTTAAAGTTGTGTTCGATAAATATATAGAAGCTGTTTTGGAAAAGTCACCAACAAAACTTGCGGCTCTATTTTGTGACGATGGTATCCTGAGGTTACCATTTCGCACCAGTCGCGATACTATTGAGAGCCAGTCACTGATACTTGAGCATTATTCAGCAAGTTTTGGTCAGGCGCCTCTGATTTTTACTTCTGTTCAGGATGTAGAACTGTACCCTACAGATAATCCTGATATTTTTATCGTTGAATATCGCTTGAATGGTAAGACGTTGCCACATAAGAAAGATTTCTATTGCTTATATGTTAATGTGTTTAAATTGAACAACGGTAAAATTAAAGAATTACACGACTATGAGGATGTTCTTAACCGAGCAGCTATTTTCTCTTGA